The proteins below are encoded in one region of Sphaeramia orbicularis unplaced genomic scaffold, fSphaOr1.1, whole genome shotgun sequence:
- the LOC115416491 gene encoding thioredoxin-like protein 1, producing MVGVKVIGSDPDFQPELAAAGSRLAVVKFTMAACQPCIRIAPAFNMLSNKYPQVVFLEVDVHVCQATAAANNISATPTFLFFRNRVRVDQYQGADAAGLEDKIKQHTENDPGNSEDSDIPKGYMDLMPFVNKAGCECLNESDDCGFDNCLIKDTSYLESDCDEQLLITIAFNQPVKLFSMKLQSSDFAQAPKVVKVFINLPRSMGFDDAERSEATQTLDLSEDDYKDDGLIPLRYVKFQNVQSVTMFVKSNQGDEETTKINYLTFIGTPVQATNMNDFKRVVGKKGESH from the exons ATGGTCGGCGTCAAAGTGATCGGGAGCGATCCGGACTTCCAGCCGGAGCTAGCGGCCGCCGGCTCCAGGCTCGCCGTGGTGAAGTTCACAATGGCCGC GTGTCAGCCCTGCATCAGAATAGCTCCAGCTTTCAACATGTTGAGTAACAAATATCCACAGGTCGTCTTCCTGGAAGTCGACGTTCACGTCTGTCAG GCCACGGCAGCGGCCAATAACATTTCAGCCACGCCCACCTTCCTGTTCTTCAGGAACCGGGTCCGGGTGGACCAGTACCAGGGCGCCGACGCTGCAGGTCTGGAGGACAAGATCAAACAGCACACGGAGAACGACCCGGGAAACAGCGAGGACTCAGACATTCCAAAGGGATAC ATGGACCTCATGCCCTTCGTCAACAAAGCCGGCTGCGAATGCCTGAACGAGAGCGACGACTGCGGCTTCGACAACTGTTTAATCAAAGACACGTCGTACCTGGAGTCAGACTGCGACGAACAG cTGCTGATAACCATCGCCTTCAACCAGCCCGTCAAACTCTTCTCCATGAAGCTGCAGTCGTCAGACTTTG CTCAGGCTCCAAAGGTGGTGAAGGTCTTCATAAACCTGCCTCGCTCCATGGGTTTCGACGACGCCGAGCGAAGCGAAGCCACTCAGACCCTGGATCTGTCTGAGGACGACTACAAAGACGACGGCCTCATCCCCCTGCGCTACGTCAAGTTCCAGAACGTCCAGAGCGTCACG ATGTTCGTCAAGTCCAACCAGGGAGACGAGGAAACGACAAAAATCAACTACCTGACGTTCATCGGGACTCCGGTCCAGGCCACCAACATGAACGACTTCAAGAGG GTCGTGGGAAAGAAAGGAGAGAGCCACTGA
- the LOC115416495 gene encoding lysozyme C-like has protein sequence MKALVCLLLAVAVTDARRFTACEWARTLKANGMAGYRGVSLADWVCVTYHESRYNTAAVNHNSDGSKDYGIFQLNSHYWCSDGGESVANGCGITCDQLLTDDVSVAIRCAKTVVRDPNGMRAW, from the exons ATGAAGGCTCTGGTGTGTCTGCTGCTTGCCGTCGCTGTCACTGATGCCAGAAGGTTCACCGCCTGCGAGTGGGCGCGAACACTGAAGGCGAACGGGATGGCCGGTTACCGTGGAGTCAGCCTGGCCGACT GGGTGTGTGTGACCTATCATGAGTCCAGATACAACACCGCAGCCGTCAATCACAATAGTGACGGGTCCAAAGACTACGGAATCTTCCAGCTCAACAGTCACTACTGGTGCAGCGACGGCGGCGAGAGTGTGGCCAACGGCTGTGGAATCACATGTGACC AACTCCTGACTGACGACGTTAGCGTTGCTATAAGGTGTGCCAAAACTGTGGTCCGGGACCCCAATGGTATGCGAGCCTGGTAA